A DNA window from Xanthomonas campestris pv. campestris str. ATCC 33913 contains the following coding sequences:
- the lptB gene encoding LPS export ABC transporter ATP-binding protein, with amino-acid sequence MLVATGLRKKYKQREVVKEFGLTLEAGEVVGLLGPNGAGKTTCFYMIVGLVEADAGRIELDGRDLTAEPMYARAKLGVGYLPQEPSVFRKLSVADNIRLVLELRDDLDGPGQEKELASLLEELQITHVADQLGASLSGGERRRCEIARALAAKPRMMLLDEPFAGVDPISVGEIQRIVIHLKERGIGVLITDHNVRETLGICDRAYILAEGGVLAQGAPDALLNNPDVRRVYLGDTFRL; translated from the coding sequence ATGCTGGTCGCCACCGGTCTGCGCAAGAAATACAAGCAGCGCGAAGTGGTCAAGGAGTTCGGCCTGACCCTGGAGGCCGGCGAAGTGGTCGGCCTGCTGGGCCCCAACGGTGCCGGCAAGACCACGTGCTTCTATATGATCGTCGGGCTGGTCGAGGCCGATGCCGGGCGTATCGAACTGGACGGCCGCGACCTCACCGCCGAGCCGATGTACGCGCGCGCCAAGCTCGGTGTGGGCTACCTGCCGCAGGAGCCGTCGGTGTTCCGCAAGCTCAGCGTGGCCGACAACATCCGCCTGGTGCTGGAACTGCGCGACGACCTCGACGGGCCAGGCCAGGAGAAAGAACTGGCCTCGCTGCTGGAAGAGCTGCAGATCACCCACGTGGCCGACCAGCTGGGCGCCAGCCTGTCCGGCGGCGAGCGGCGCCGTTGCGAGATCGCCCGCGCGCTGGCCGCCAAACCGCGCATGATGCTGCTCGATGAACCGTTCGCCGGCGTGGACCCGATTTCGGTCGGCGAGATCCAGCGCATCGTCATCCACCTCAAGGAACGCGGCATCGGCGTGTTGATCACCGATCACAACGTGCGCGAGACCTTGGGAATCTGCGACCGCGCGTATATCCTCGCCGAGGGGGGCGTGCTGGCGCAGGGGGCACCGGACGCTTTGCTCAACAATCCCGACGTGCGGCGCGTCTATCTGGGGGACACCTTCCGCCTTTGA
- a CDS encoding RNA polymerase factor sigma-54 encodes MTPQLRQAIKLLQMSTTELEVEIAEAVETNPLLEWADEAAHAASEAPVEPSPSASNEERQRDEPAPAERDDDWSQDELQWTGTGSGGSFDDDDNGDAAERVAESETLADHLLWQLHLSPLSPRDRQIGAILIDALDEDGYLREPLSAILETLNLGNVDEAEVLTVLHQIQRFDPVGIGARSLGECLALQLQVLDAATPARELALQIVAGPLERLPRSGIAGLAHELKRSAADVEQAVQLVRSLDPRPGKQISALSQDTYVVPDCVIWRQRGVWRAALAGRAQPKVTIHRGYEQLIRSCGESDAGYLRGQLQEARWLLKSLEARGETLLRVVRCLLQHQAGFLEFGAQALRPLTLREIAGELGLHESTISRAIARKYVRTPRGTIPLRSFFASGIDTDSGGEASSTAIQAMIRRLIDAENPRKPLSDAKLADLLKTSGVPVARRTVAKYREAMNISASHERVRIA; translated from the coding sequence ATGACGCCGCAATTGCGTCAGGCGATCAAACTATTGCAGATGTCCACCACCGAGCTGGAAGTGGAAATCGCCGAAGCGGTGGAGACCAATCCACTGCTGGAGTGGGCCGACGAAGCCGCGCACGCGGCCAGCGAGGCGCCGGTCGAACCGTCGCCCTCCGCCTCCAACGAAGAACGCCAACGCGACGAGCCGGCGCCTGCCGAGCGCGACGACGACTGGTCGCAGGACGAGCTGCAATGGACCGGCACTGGCAGTGGCGGCAGCTTCGACGATGACGACAACGGCGACGCCGCCGAACGCGTGGCCGAGTCCGAAACCCTGGCCGACCACCTGTTGTGGCAGTTGCACCTGTCACCGCTGTCGCCAAGGGACCGCCAGATCGGCGCGATCCTGATCGATGCCCTGGACGAAGACGGCTACCTGCGCGAGCCGCTCAGCGCGATTCTGGAGACGCTCAACCTCGGCAACGTGGACGAGGCCGAAGTGCTCACCGTGCTGCACCAGATCCAGCGCTTCGACCCGGTGGGCATCGGCGCACGCTCGCTGGGCGAATGTCTGGCGCTGCAGCTGCAGGTGCTCGATGCGGCGACGCCTGCGCGCGAGCTGGCGCTGCAGATCGTGGCCGGGCCGCTGGAGCGGCTGCCGCGCAGCGGCATTGCCGGCCTGGCCCACGAACTCAAGCGCTCTGCCGCCGATGTCGAGCAGGCCGTGCAGCTGGTGCGCTCGCTGGACCCGCGCCCGGGCAAGCAGATCAGCGCGCTGTCGCAGGACACCTATGTGGTGCCGGACTGTGTGATCTGGCGCCAGCGCGGCGTCTGGCGCGCCGCCCTGGCCGGCCGCGCGCAACCCAAGGTGACCATCCACCGCGGCTACGAGCAACTGATCCGCAGCTGCGGCGAATCCGACGCCGGCTACCTGCGTGGCCAACTGCAGGAAGCGCGCTGGCTGCTCAAGAGCCTGGAGGCGCGCGGCGAAACCCTGCTGCGGGTGGTGCGCTGCCTGCTGCAGCACCAGGCCGGGTTCCTGGAGTTCGGTGCGCAGGCGCTGCGCCCGCTGACCCTGCGCGAGATCGCCGGTGAGTTGGGCCTGCACGAATCGACGATTTCGCGTGCCATCGCCCGCAAGTACGTACGCACGCCGCGCGGCACCATCCCGCTGCGCTCGTTCTTTGCCTCCGGCATCGACACCGACAGCGGCGGCGAGGCCTCCAGCACGGCGATCCAGGCGATGATCCGGCGCCTGATCGATGCGGAAAACCCGCGCAAACCCTTGTCGGACGCCAAGTTGGCAGATCTGTTGAAAACTTCCGGCGTACCAGTAGCGCGCCGAACCGTTGCGAAGTATCGTGAGGCCATGAACATTTCCGCCTCCCACGAACGCGTGCGCATCGCCTGA
- the hpf gene encoding ribosome hibernation-promoting factor, HPF/YfiA family: MRIETYGHQLEVTPALRDYVASKLQRLQRHFDQHCEVRTQLAVRKPDHHVVATVNLPGRTLHADASGSTMYAAIDLLVDKLDRLVLKHKEKKCNHHAREVRDNPA, from the coding sequence ATGCGTATCGAGACGTATGGCCACCAGCTTGAAGTGACCCCCGCCCTGCGGGACTACGTGGCAAGCAAGCTGCAGCGCCTGCAGCGCCACTTCGACCAGCACTGTGAAGTCCGAACCCAGCTGGCCGTCCGCAAGCCAGACCACCATGTGGTTGCCACCGTCAACCTCCCCGGCCGCACTCTGCACGCCGATGCCAGCGGTTCCACCATGTACGCCGCCATCGACCTGTTGGTCGACAAGCTCGACCGCCTGGTGCTCAAGCACAAAGAGAAGAAATGTAACCACCACGCCCGCGAGGTGCGCGACAATCCCGCATGA
- a CDS encoding PTS sugar transporter subunit IIA, whose amino-acid sequence MPLTDLMAAVRTMVSPAADRDTVLHTAAELLSCRQAGTDELFANLCEREALGSTAIGHGIAIPHGRCPNLTEPRGALLRLQTPVEFGAEEAVDLVFAMAVPAHYTHQHLMLLSELAERFSDSHFRQQLRAAPDAQALMALLTEVPPPHASAA is encoded by the coding sequence ATGCCTTTAACCGATCTGATGGCGGCCGTGCGCACCATGGTGTCGCCGGCCGCCGATCGCGACACCGTCCTGCATACCGCCGCCGAGCTGCTGTCCTGCCGCCAGGCCGGTACCGACGAACTGTTTGCCAACCTGTGCGAGCGCGAAGCCCTTGGCAGCACCGCCATCGGCCACGGCATTGCCATTCCGCACGGGCGCTGCCCCAACCTCACCGAACCACGTGGCGCCTTGCTGCGGCTGCAGACGCCGGTGGAGTTCGGCGCCGAAGAAGCCGTGGACCTGGTGTTTGCGATGGCGGTGCCGGCGCACTACACGCATCAGCACCTGATGCTGTTGTCGGAACTGGCCGAGCGCTTTTCTGACAGCCATTTTCGCCAGCAGCTGCGCGCCGCGCCCGATGCGCAAGCGCTGATGGCGCTGCTGACTGAGGTACCGCCTCCACACGCGAGCGCCGCATGA
- the hprK gene encoding HPr(Ser) kinase/phosphatase, producing the protein MNTSITARELFDQQRDKLALRWVAGQKGEHREIQAGSNNARRPSLAGYLNVIYPNKVQILGTEELAWLDSLDARQRWETIEKIIQVQPLALAISKNQSCPEDLRAAADESNTPLWISPKRGHELLNHLSYHLARTLAPRVTLHGVFMEIYSIGVLITGEAGSGKSELALELLSRGHRLVADDAPEFTQIAPDVLDGTCPELLQDLLEVRGLGVLNVRDMFGDTAVKKNKYLRLIVHLTRPMTEPTPSGYERLTGDSGSRHVLDLDVPLITLPVMPGRNLAVLTEAATRLHILRTKGIDPAAMFIARHSNLLERRTP; encoded by the coding sequence ATGAATACCAGCATCACCGCACGTGAACTGTTCGACCAGCAGCGCGACAAGCTGGCACTGCGCTGGGTTGCGGGGCAAAAGGGGGAACACCGCGAGATCCAGGCCGGCAGCAATAATGCGCGCCGGCCCTCGCTGGCCGGCTATCTCAATGTGATCTATCCGAACAAGGTGCAGATCCTCGGTACCGAGGAGCTGGCCTGGCTGGATTCGCTGGATGCGCGGCAACGCTGGGAGACGATCGAAAAGATCATCCAGGTGCAGCCGCTGGCACTGGCGATCAGCAAGAACCAGTCCTGCCCGGAAGATCTGCGCGCGGCGGCGGATGAATCCAATACGCCGCTGTGGATCTCGCCCAAGCGCGGCCATGAGCTGCTCAATCATCTGTCCTACCACCTTGCGCGCACGCTGGCGCCGCGGGTCACGCTGCATGGCGTGTTCATGGAGATCTATTCGATCGGCGTATTGATCACCGGCGAAGCCGGCTCGGGCAAGAGCGAACTGGCGCTGGAACTGCTCAGCCGCGGGCACCGCCTGGTGGCCGACGACGCACCGGAATTCACCCAGATCGCGCCGGACGTACTCGACGGCACCTGCCCCGAGCTGTTGCAGGATCTGCTGGAAGTGCGCGGCCTGGGCGTGTTGAACGTGCGCGACATGTTCGGCGACACCGCGGTGAAGAAGAACAAGTACCTGCGCCTGATCGTGCACCTGACCCGGCCGATGACCGAGCCCACGCCTTCCGGCTATGAGCGCCTGACCGGTGATTCCGGCAGCCGCCACGTGCTGGATCTGGACGTGCCGCTGATCACCCTGCCGGTGATGCCCGGCCGCAACCTGGCCGTGCTGACCGAGGCGGCCACCCGCCTGCACATCCTGCGCACCAAGGGCATCGACCCGGCGGCGATGTTCATCGCCCGCCACAGCAACCTGCTGGAGCGACGCACCCCATGA
- the rapZ gene encoding RNase adapter RapZ: protein MSIAASTLMIVSGLSGSGKSVALKTFEDLDYYCSDNLPVELLPDFVRSRLRGNPLGDQRLAVGIDVRSRSDLTQLAQWRQAAQEYGIEARLLFFEASDEALLKRYADTRRRHPLSQLGLALPEAITRERELTAPLRAQADAIIDTSALNVHQLRRRVVTEFALGNSDRLSLLFESFAYKRGVPAEADFVFDARVLPNPHWDPELRPLTGRDAGVRDYLDKEPDVIRYSAQIVDLLDTWLPRLRNDTRSYVTIAFGCTGGKHRSVYLAERMARHAREQGWPEVATFHREQD, encoded by the coding sequence ATGAGCATTGCCGCGTCCACCTTGATGATCGTCAGCGGGTTGTCCGGCTCCGGCAAGTCGGTGGCGCTGAAGACCTTCGAAGACCTCGACTATTACTGTTCGGACAATCTGCCGGTCGAGTTGCTGCCGGACTTTGTGCGCAGCCGGCTGCGGGGCAACCCGCTCGGCGACCAGCGCCTGGCAGTGGGCATCGATGTGCGCAGCCGCAGCGACCTGACCCAGCTGGCGCAGTGGCGGCAGGCCGCGCAGGAATACGGCATCGAGGCACGCCTGCTGTTTTTCGAAGCCAGCGACGAAGCCCTGCTCAAGCGTTACGCCGATACCCGCCGCCGCCATCCGCTCAGCCAGCTCGGCCTGGCGTTGCCGGAAGCGATCACCCGCGAGCGCGAATTGACCGCGCCGCTGCGTGCGCAGGCCGATGCCATCATCGATACCAGCGCGCTCAACGTGCACCAACTGCGCCGACGCGTTGTCACCGAGTTCGCGCTGGGCAACAGCGACCGCTTGTCGCTGCTGTTCGAATCCTTCGCCTACAAGCGCGGCGTGCCGGCCGAGGCCGACTTCGTGTTCGATGCGCGTGTGCTGCCCAACCCGCACTGGGACCCGGAGCTGCGCCCACTCACCGGCCGCGATGCCGGCGTGCGCGATTACCTGGACAAGGAGCCGGACGTGATCCGCTATTCGGCGCAGATCGTGGACCTGCTCGATACCTGGCTGCCGCGCCTGCGCAACGACACCCGCAGCTACGTCACCATCGCGTTCGGCTGCACCGGCGGCAAGCACCGCTCGGTGTATCTGGCCGAACGCATGGCCCGGCATGCGCGCGAACAGGGCTGGCCGGAAGTGGCGACGTTTCATCGCGAGCAGGATTGA
- a CDS encoding PTS sugar transporter subunit IIA translates to MACGILLITHPGIGAAFLDVATGLLRHLPLKTESFEVPLDADLDALLPQASAAMRRVDSGDGVLVMTDLYGASPSNLASRLAKLGTPVRRVSALSLPMLLRVMNYPEQGLQELPATAAAGTRNGAIIDDA, encoded by the coding sequence ATGGCCTGTGGCATTCTCCTCATTACTCATCCCGGCATCGGCGCAGCGTTCTTGGACGTGGCGACGGGGCTGTTGCGGCATTTGCCGTTGAAGACCGAATCCTTCGAGGTTCCGCTCGATGCAGACCTGGACGCGTTATTGCCCCAGGCCTCGGCAGCGATGCGTCGGGTCGACAGCGGCGACGGCGTGTTGGTCATGACCGACCTGTACGGCGCCAGCCCCAGCAATCTCGCCAGTCGGCTGGCCAAGCTGGGCACCCCGGTTCGCCGTGTGTCTGCGCTCAGCCTGCCCATGCTGCTGCGGGTGATGAACTACCCCGAACAAGGTTTGCAGGAGCTGCCCGCCACCGCGGCGGCCGGTACCCGCAACGGAGCGATCATCGACGATGCTTGA
- a CDS encoding HPr family phosphocarrier protein — MLERELIVSNRLGLHARATAKLVQTLSSFRANATLAAKGREVNAKSIMGVMLLAAGQGTSVMVRLDGEDEAEALQALVDLFERRFDEDS; from the coding sequence ATGCTTGAACGCGAACTCATAGTTTCCAATCGACTGGGACTGCATGCGCGGGCAACCGCCAAGCTGGTGCAGACGCTGTCGTCCTTCCGCGCCAACGCCACGCTGGCGGCCAAGGGCCGCGAAGTGAATGCCAAGAGCATCATGGGCGTAATGCTACTGGCTGCCGGCCAGGGCACCAGCGTAATGGTGCGCCTGGATGGCGAAGACGAGGCCGAGGCGCTGCAGGCGTTGGTGGACCTGTTCGAGCGCCGATTCGACGAGGACAGCTGA